Proteins from a single region of Pyrus communis chromosome 6, drPyrComm1.1, whole genome shotgun sequence:
- the LOC137738121 gene encoding ABC transporter G family member 21-like isoform X2 has protein sequence MIPLGQENSMTNTPPNNLLSNLNRPDQNCSVQAEPSASSRTNVSPCLADDMPDQPRPTSHRASILHQSLRPITLKFEDVGYSIKLQATNGGCVASHKPKPTRTVLNGVSGIALPGELFAMLGPSGSGKTTLLTALGGRLPGKISGKITYNGQNFSSSMKHNIGFVSQDDVLYPHLTVLETLAYTALLRLPKQLTKEEKIEQVETVIMELGLNRCRDTVVGGPLLRGISGGERKRVSIGQEMLVNPSLLLLDEPTSGLDSTTAQRIITTLRRLARGGRTVITTIHQPSSRLYRMFDKVVVLSDGYPIYSGHAGRVMEYFGSIGYEVGFNFINPADVLLDLANGIAPDAKQDEEVEYNGRLDHQEDQNTTKQFLISSYKKYLYPALTTEIQQTHKDTVVSSSRTPSSRGSGNYKWTTSWWEQFSVLLERGLKERKHESFSRLRIFQVMSVSIISGLLWWHSNISHIQDQVGLLFFFSIFWGFFPLSNAIFSFPMERPMLIKERSSGMYRLSSYFFARTVGDLPMELVLPTVFVTISYWMSGLKPSIVTFALTLFIVLYNVLVAQGIGLALGAILMDVKQGTTLASVTTLVFLLLGGYYIQHLPPFIAWLKYISYSHYCYKLLVGVQYSVHEVYECGMGVHCRVLDFPGIKCVGLDNMWIDVAALAVMLVGYRVLAYVALRMGQPH, from the exons ATGATACCTCTTGGGCAGGAAAACAGCATGACAAACACTCCACCTAACAATCTACTCTCTAATCTGAACCGGCCTGATCAGAACTGTTCGGTTCAGGCCGAACCCTCCGCTTCGTCGAGGACTAATGTGAGCCCATGTTTGGCTGACGACATGCCGGACCAGCCCCGACCAACCTCGCACAGGGCTTCAATTTTGCACCAGTCGTTGCGCCCTATAACACTTAAG TTTGAAGATGTTGGATACAGCATTAAGCTGCAAGCAACAAACGGAGGTTGTGTTGCTTCACATAAGCCAAAACCAACACGCACTGTACTCAATGGAGTGAGTGGAATCGCTTTACCGGGTGAGCTATTCGCAATGTTGGGGCCATCCGGGAGCGGCAAGACCACTCTCTTGACCGCCCTGGGCGGCCGCTTGCCAGGTAAAATCTCTGGCAAGATAACATACAATGGCCAGAACTTCTCAAGCTCCATGAAGCACAACATCGGCTTCGTTTCGCAAGATGACGTCTTGTATCCTCACCTTACTGTTCTGGAGACCCTAGCCTACACTGCCTTGCTAAGGCTGCCCAAGCAGCTtacaaaagaagagaaaattgagCAAGTCGAAACGGTGATAATGGAGCTCGGGTTGAACCGGTGTCGTGATACTGTAGTTGGTGGGCCTCTACTACGAGGCATTTCGGGTGGTGAGCGAAAACGGGTCAGTATTGGGCAAGAGATGCTTGTCAACCCGAGTCTTTTGCTTTTGGACGAGCCCACTTCTGGGCTCGACTCAACCACGGCCCAACGTATCATCACGACGTTGCGCAGACTGGCCCGTGGTGGTCGGACGGTGATCACCACCATCCATCAGCCGTCAAGCAGGCTATACAGGATGTTTGATAAAGTAGTGGTGTTGTCGGACGGGTACCCAATTTATAGCGGGCATGCTGGTCGGGTCATGGAGTATTTCGGGTCCATTGGATATGAGGTCgggttcaatttcatcaacccGGCTGATGTCTTGCTTGATCTTGCTAACG GTATAGCACCTGATGCAAAACAGGATGAGGAAGTAGAGTATAATGGCAGATTAGACCACCAAGAAGATCAAAACACAACCAAGCAGTTCTTAATATCTTCCTATAAAAAGTATCTATACCCTGCATTGACGACAGAGATTCAGCAAACTCATAAAGACACAGTTGTTTCTTCTTCAAGAACACCATCATCCAGAG GTAGTGGAAATTACAAATGGACCACCAGCTGGTGGGAGCAATTTAGCGTTTTGCTGGAAAGGGGTTTAAAAGAGAGGAAGCATGAATCTTTCTCTCGCTTAAGGATTTTCCAAGTCATGTCAGTTTCAATTATTTCCGGTCTTTTGTGGTGGCACTCCAACATTTCGCATATACAAGATCAG GTGGgacttcttttcttcttctccatatTTTGGGGCTTCTTCCCTCTATCCAATGCCATATTTTCATTCCCTATGGAAAGACCAATGCTGATAAAAGAACGTTCCTCGGGCATGTACCGTCTCTCATCCTATTTTTTTGCGCGAACGGTTGGTGATTTGCCAATGGAACTTGTTCTCCCAACAGTCTTTGTAACAATAAGCTATTGGATGAGTGGTCTCAAGCCTTCAATAGTCACATTTGCACTAACCCTTTTCATTGTTCTTTACAATGTGCTAGTCGCCCAAGGCATAGGGCTAGCACTAGGGGCCATTCTAATGGATGTGAAGCAAGGCACAACTCTGGCTTCTGTGACAACGCTGGTGTTTTTACTTTTAGGCGGATATTACATTCAGCACTTGCCGCCTTTCATAGCTTGGTTGAAGTACATTTCGTACAGCCATTACTGCTACAAGCTTCTTGTGGGAGTACAATACTCGGTGCATGAGGTTTATGAGTGTGGGATGGGGGTGCATTGTAGGGTGCTGGACTTTCCTGGTATTAAGTGTGTAGGTCTTGATAATATGTGGATAGATGTAGCTGCATTGGCTGTGATGCTGGTGGGATATAGGGTTTTGGCTTATGTGGCATTGAGGATGGGCCAACCTCACTGA
- the LOC137736857 gene encoding probable isoprenylcysteine alpha-carbonyl methylesterase ICMEL1 encodes MPSQQILPITYHPPSEKSLRREEEDDPTTRLLLYSNFEDEEKNTPLKPLLPRVSSYTTASAAAANNHQQRRRRTASDSSLSSHSDEGSRHSLAGDVEHAAAETFLVTRLSLKLLKYLGVGYRWITRFLALGCYSFLLMPGFIQVGYYYFFSRQVRRGIVYGDQPRNRLDLYLPKNSDGPKPVIAFVTGGAWIIGYKAWGSLLGQQLSERDIIVACIDYRNFPQGTISDMVKDASQGISFVCNHIADYGGDPNRVYVMGQSAGAHIGACTLVDQAIKEAGEGESSSWSLSQIKAYFGLSGGYNLLNLVDHFHRRGLYRSIFLGIMEGEQSLQRFSPELMIQDQNVRNAASLLPPIILFHGTADYSIPSDASKNFADTLQRLGVTAESILYEGKTHTDLFLQDPMRGGRDDMFEDLVAIIHEGDLEALAKDAVAPPRRRLVPECMLKLAHRVSPF; translated from the exons ATGCCATCCCAACAGATTCTGCCCATAACATATCACCCCCCTTCAGAGAAATCGCTACGCAGAGAAGAAGAGGACGACCCAACAACCCGGCTTCTCTTGTACTCGAATTTCGAGGATGAAGAAAAGAACACGCCTTTGAAGCCCCTTCTCCCCAGGGTCTCCAGCTACACAACCGCCAGCGCTGCCGCTGCCAACAACCACCAGCAACGGCGGCGCCGGACCGCCAGCGACAGCTCCCTTTCTTCCCACTCCGATGAGGGTAGCCGCCACTCCTTGGCCGGCGATGTGGAGCACGCTGCTGCCGAGACGTTCTTGGTGACCCGGTTGAGTTTGAAGCTGTTAAAATATCTTGG GGTAGGCTACAGATGGATTACAAGATTTCTCGCCCTTGGTTGCTATTCATTTTTACTTATGCCAGGTTTTATTCAAG TTGGCtattattatttcttctcccgtCAGGTTCGCAGAGGTATAGTTTATGGCGATCAACCAAGAAATAG GCTAGATCTGTATCTACCCAAAAATAGCGATGGGCCAAAGCCGGTCATTGCATTTGTAACTGGTGGAGcctggattattgg TTACAAAGCATGGGGTTCTCTTTTAGGACAGCAGTTATCAGAAAGAGACATCATAGTGGCATGCATAGATTACAG AAATTTTCCTCAGGGTACTATCAGTGATATGGTAAAGGATGCTTCTCAAGGCATCTCATTTGTGTGCAATCATATTGCTGATTATGGAGGCGACCCAAATAG GGTTTATGTAATGGGACAATCGGCTGGTGCACATATTGGTGCCTGCACCCTCGTTGACCAGGCAATTAAGGAGGCCGGCGAAGGAGAGAGCTCTTCTTGGAGTCTCTCCCAGATAAAGGCTTACTTTGGTTTGTCTGGAGG gtacaatttgcttaacttgGTGGATCACTTCCACCGCCGAGGTCTTTATCGTTCAATCTTTTTAGG CATAATGGAAGGAGAACAATCTTTGCAACGTTTTTCTCCAGAACTCATGATTCAGGATCAGAATGTTAGAAATGCTGCCTCTCTCCTACCTCCTATTATTTTGTTTCATGGTACTGCAGATTACTCCATACCATCAGATGCCAG CAAGAATTTTGCAGACACTCTTCAGAGACTTGGAGTGACAGCTGAGTCGATTCTTTATGAAGGAAAGACTCATACGGATTTGTTTCTTCAG GATCCAATGCGTGGTGGTAGAGATGATATGTTTGAAGATTTAGTAGCTATCATTCATGAAGGTGATTTAGAGGCTCTCGCCAAAGATGCAGTGGCTCCGCCAAGAAGGCGCCTTGTGCCTGAGTGCATGTTGAAGTTGGCTCACCGTGTCAGCCCGTTCTAG
- the LOC137738121 gene encoding ABC transporter G family member 21-like isoform X1 translates to MIPLGQENSMTNTPPNNLLSNLNRPDQNCSVQAEPSASSRTNVSPCLADDMPDQPRPTSHRASILHQSLRPITLKFEDVGYSIKLQATNGGCVASHKPKPTRTVLNGVSGIALPGELFAMLGPSGSGKTTLLTALGGRLPGKISGKITYNGQNFSSSMKHNIGFVSQDDVLYPHLTVLETLAYTALLRLPKQLTKEEKIEQVETVIMELGLNRCRDTVVGGPLLRGISGGERKRVSIGQEMLVNPSLLLLDEPTSGLDSTTAQRIITTLRRLARGGRTVITTIHQPSSRLYRMFDKVVVLSDGYPIYSGHAGRVMEYFGSIGYEVGFNFINPADVLLDLANGIAPDAKQDEEVEYNGRLDHQEDQNTTKQFLISSYKKYLYPALTTEIQQTHKDTVVSSSRTPSSRGNLQSISLYFSTRFSAGIFICACIWYVGSGNYKWTTSWWEQFSVLLERGLKERKHESFSRLRIFQVMSVSIISGLLWWHSNISHIQDQVGLLFFFSIFWGFFPLSNAIFSFPMERPMLIKERSSGMYRLSSYFFARTVGDLPMELVLPTVFVTISYWMSGLKPSIVTFALTLFIVLYNVLVAQGIGLALGAILMDVKQGTTLASVTTLVFLLLGGYYIQHLPPFIAWLKYISYSHYCYKLLVGVQYSVHEVYECGMGVHCRVLDFPGIKCVGLDNMWIDVAALAVMLVGYRVLAYVALRMGQPH, encoded by the exons ATGATACCTCTTGGGCAGGAAAACAGCATGACAAACACTCCACCTAACAATCTACTCTCTAATCTGAACCGGCCTGATCAGAACTGTTCGGTTCAGGCCGAACCCTCCGCTTCGTCGAGGACTAATGTGAGCCCATGTTTGGCTGACGACATGCCGGACCAGCCCCGACCAACCTCGCACAGGGCTTCAATTTTGCACCAGTCGTTGCGCCCTATAACACTTAAG TTTGAAGATGTTGGATACAGCATTAAGCTGCAAGCAACAAACGGAGGTTGTGTTGCTTCACATAAGCCAAAACCAACACGCACTGTACTCAATGGAGTGAGTGGAATCGCTTTACCGGGTGAGCTATTCGCAATGTTGGGGCCATCCGGGAGCGGCAAGACCACTCTCTTGACCGCCCTGGGCGGCCGCTTGCCAGGTAAAATCTCTGGCAAGATAACATACAATGGCCAGAACTTCTCAAGCTCCATGAAGCACAACATCGGCTTCGTTTCGCAAGATGACGTCTTGTATCCTCACCTTACTGTTCTGGAGACCCTAGCCTACACTGCCTTGCTAAGGCTGCCCAAGCAGCTtacaaaagaagagaaaattgagCAAGTCGAAACGGTGATAATGGAGCTCGGGTTGAACCGGTGTCGTGATACTGTAGTTGGTGGGCCTCTACTACGAGGCATTTCGGGTGGTGAGCGAAAACGGGTCAGTATTGGGCAAGAGATGCTTGTCAACCCGAGTCTTTTGCTTTTGGACGAGCCCACTTCTGGGCTCGACTCAACCACGGCCCAACGTATCATCACGACGTTGCGCAGACTGGCCCGTGGTGGTCGGACGGTGATCACCACCATCCATCAGCCGTCAAGCAGGCTATACAGGATGTTTGATAAAGTAGTGGTGTTGTCGGACGGGTACCCAATTTATAGCGGGCATGCTGGTCGGGTCATGGAGTATTTCGGGTCCATTGGATATGAGGTCgggttcaatttcatcaacccGGCTGATGTCTTGCTTGATCTTGCTAACG GTATAGCACCTGATGCAAAACAGGATGAGGAAGTAGAGTATAATGGCAGATTAGACCACCAAGAAGATCAAAACACAACCAAGCAGTTCTTAATATCTTCCTATAAAAAGTATCTATACCCTGCATTGACGACAGAGATTCAGCAAACTCATAAAGACACAGTTGTTTCTTCTTCAAGAACACCATCATCCAGAGGTAACCTCCAATCAATAAGTCTCTATTTTTCAACTAGATTTTCCGCTGGAATATTCATTTGTGCATGTATATGGTATGTAGGTAGTGGAAATTACAAATGGACCACCAGCTGGTGGGAGCAATTTAGCGTTTTGCTGGAAAGGGGTTTAAAAGAGAGGAAGCATGAATCTTTCTCTCGCTTAAGGATTTTCCAAGTCATGTCAGTTTCAATTATTTCCGGTCTTTTGTGGTGGCACTCCAACATTTCGCATATACAAGATCAG GTGGgacttcttttcttcttctccatatTTTGGGGCTTCTTCCCTCTATCCAATGCCATATTTTCATTCCCTATGGAAAGACCAATGCTGATAAAAGAACGTTCCTCGGGCATGTACCGTCTCTCATCCTATTTTTTTGCGCGAACGGTTGGTGATTTGCCAATGGAACTTGTTCTCCCAACAGTCTTTGTAACAATAAGCTATTGGATGAGTGGTCTCAAGCCTTCAATAGTCACATTTGCACTAACCCTTTTCATTGTTCTTTACAATGTGCTAGTCGCCCAAGGCATAGGGCTAGCACTAGGGGCCATTCTAATGGATGTGAAGCAAGGCACAACTCTGGCTTCTGTGACAACGCTGGTGTTTTTACTTTTAGGCGGATATTACATTCAGCACTTGCCGCCTTTCATAGCTTGGTTGAAGTACATTTCGTACAGCCATTACTGCTACAAGCTTCTTGTGGGAGTACAATACTCGGTGCATGAGGTTTATGAGTGTGGGATGGGGGTGCATTGTAGGGTGCTGGACTTTCCTGGTATTAAGTGTGTAGGTCTTGATAATATGTGGATAGATGTAGCTGCATTGGCTGTGATGCTGGTGGGATATAGGGTTTTGGCTTATGTGGCATTGAGGATGGGCCAACCTCACTGA